One Vallitalea okinawensis DNA window includes the following coding sequences:
- a CDS encoding peptidoglycan recognition protein family protein: MIEKVVIQNDEIYGVPFRADLIPISNKTSRPQYPMNPTSITVHNTGNSNKGADAEVHTEYVDDTTSYVSWHFTVDDKQIIQELPINESAWHAGDGTYGKGNRSSIGIEICEQEGIDWARARSNAVKLIVWLFNNVESIQNVVPHKEWTGKYCPHKILDEGWELFVDDIKKYFGSVNRGDDVKMSWQQKIGIEAIRSLGEKDLIKDVDGWCEKDLMEPTPLWLFFEMINRVTTREG, from the coding sequence ATGATTGAAAAAGTAGTCATACAAAACGATGAAATATATGGAGTTCCCTTTAGAGCTGATTTAATACCTATATCAAATAAAACCTCAAGACCACAATATCCAATGAACCCGACTTCTATCACTGTACATAATACAGGTAATAGCAATAAAGGTGCTGATGCTGAAGTGCATACCGAATATGTAGACGATACGACTTCGTATGTGAGTTGGCACTTTACTGTGGATGATAAGCAAATTATTCAGGAATTACCTATCAATGAATCAGCTTGGCATGCTGGTGATGGGACCTATGGTAAAGGTAACAGATCATCAATAGGTATTGAGATATGTGAACAGGAAGGTATTGATTGGGCCAGGGCACGAAGTAATGCAGTTAAGTTAATAGTTTGGTTATTCAATAATGTTGAAAGTATTCAGAACGTTGTACCCCATAAAGAGTGGACAGGTAAATATTGTCCACACAAGATACTTGATGAAGGATGGGAATTATTTGTTGATGATATTAAAAAGTACTTTGGCAGTGTAAATAGAGGAGATGATGTTAAGATGAGTTGGCAACAAAAGATTGGAATAGAAGCAATACGTAGCTTAGGGGAAAAAGATTTGATTAAAGATGTGGATGGTTGGTGTGAGAAAGACCTCATGGAACCAACACCTCTATGGCTATTCTTTGAGATGATTAATCGTGTGACTACAAGAGAGGGATAG